In Odocoileus virginianus isolate 20LAN1187 ecotype Illinois chromosome 23, Ovbor_1.2, whole genome shotgun sequence, one DNA window encodes the following:
- the RANGAP1 gene encoding ran GTPase-activating protein 1 isoform X3: MASEDIAKLAETLAKTQVAGGQLSFKGKSLKLNTADDAKDVIKEIEDFDGLEALRLEGNTVGVEAARVIAKALEKKSELKRCHWSDMFTGRLRSEIPPALISLGEGLITAGAQLVELDLSDNAFGPDGVRGFEALLKSSACFTLHELKLNNCGMGIGGGKILAAALTECHRKSSAQGKPLALKVFVAGRNRLENDGATALAEAFGIIGTLEEVHMPQNGINHPGVTALAQAFAINPLLRVINLNDNTFTEKGAMAMAKTLTTLRQVEVINFGDCLVRSKGAVAIADAIRGGLPKLKELNLSFGEIKREAALSVAEAVADKAELEKLDLNGNMLGEEGCEQLQEVLEGFNLATVLASLSDDEGEDDEDEDEEEEEEEEEEEEDEGEEDEDEEEEEEPQQEEQGEGPSAPSQKGPGPNSGEPAPVLSSPPPADVSTFLAFPSPEKLLRLGPKSSVLIAQQTDTSDPEKVVSAFLKVSSVFKDEASVRTAVQDAVDALMKKAFSSSAFNSNAFLTQLLIHMGLLKSEDKIKAISNLHGPLMTLNHVVQQDYFPKALAPLLLAFVTKPNGALESCSFARHNLLQTLYKV, encoded by the exons CCAAAGACGTGATTAAGGAGATTGAAGACTTTGACGGCTTAGAGGCCCTGCGCCTGGAGGGCAACACGGTGGGCGTGGAGGCAGCCAGGGTCATCGCCAAGGCCTTGGAGAAGAAGTCGGAGCTGAAG CGATGCCACTGGAGCGACATGTTCACGGGGAGGCTGCGGTCGGAGATCCCTCCCGCCCTG ATCTCTCTCGGGGAGGGACTCATCACGGCCGGGGCCCAGCTGGTGGAGCTGGACCTGAGTGACAATGCCTTCGGGCCCGACGGCGTGCGAGGCTTTGAGGCCCTGCTCAAGAGTTCCGCCTGCTTCACGCTGCACGAACTCAAGCTCAACAACTGTGGCATGGGCATCGGTGGTGGCAAG ATCCTGGCAGCAGCTCTGACCGAGTGTCATCGGAAGTCTAGTGCCCAAGGTAAGCCGCTGGCACTGAAGGTCTTCGTGGCTGGCAGAAACCGTCTGGAGAATGACGGAGCCACCGCCTTGGCAGAAGCTTTTGGG ATCATTGGGACTCTGGAGGAGGTCCACATGCCCCAGAACGGAATCAACCACCCCGGCGTCACTGCCCTGGCCCAGGCCTTCGCCATCAACCCCTTGCTGCGGGTCATCAACCTGAATGACAACACCTTCACCGAGAAGGGTGCCATGGCCATGGCCAAG ACGCTGACGACCCTGCGGCAGGTGGAGGTGATCAACTTCGGGGATTGCCTGGTGCGCTCCAAGGGCGCCGTCGCCATCGCAGATGCCATCCGCGGGGGCCTGCCGAAGCTGAAG GAGCTGAACTTGTCATTCGGTGAGATCAAGAGAGAGGCTGCTCTGTCTGTTGCTGAGGCCGTGGCAGACAAGGCGGAACTGGAGAAACTGGACCTCAATG GCAACATGCTGGGAGAAGAAGGCTGCGAGCAGCTGCAGGAAGTGCTGGAAGGCTTCAACCTGGCCACAGTGCTGGCGTCCCTCAG TGATGACGAGGGTGAGGACGACGAGGacgaggacgaggaggaggaggaggaggaggaggaggaggaggaggatgagggagaagaggacgaggacgaggaggaggaggaggagccgcAGCAGGAGGAGCAGGGCGAGGGGCCGAGCGCGCCTTCACAGAAGGGCCCGGGCCCGAACAGCGGG GAACCAGCTCCTGTCCTGTCCTCCCCGCCTCCCGCAGACGTCTCCACCTTCCTGGCCTTCCCCTCCCCGGAGAAGCTGCTGCGCCTCGGGCCCAAGAGTTCCGTGCTAATAGCCCAGCAG ACTGACACGTCTGACCCGGAGAAGGTGGTCTCCGCCTTCCTGAAGGTGTCCTCCGTGTTCAAGGATGAAGCCTCGGTGCGGACGGCTGTGCAGGACGCAGTAG ATGCTTTGATGAAGAAGGCCTTCAGCTCGTCTGCCTTCAACTCCAACGCCTTCCTCACCCAGCTCCTCATCCACATGGGGCTGCTCAAG AGTGAAGACAAGATCAAGGCCATCAGCAACCTGCACGGCCCCCTGATGACGCTGAACCACGTGGTGCAGCAGGACTACTTCCCCAAGGCCCTGGCGCCCCTGCTGCTGGCGTTCGTGACCAA ACCCAACGGCGCCCTGGAATCCTGCTCCTTTGCCCGCCACAATCTACTGCAGACGCTGTACAAGGTCTAG